Proteins encoded by one window of Salmonirosea aquatica:
- a CDS encoding RNA polymerase sigma factor: MRKNYIRPDENERFVILWQRSVAGDKEAFCQLVEAHYKVLFNYGATFTSDRELIKDTLQDLFIHLWEKRETLRIQYLTVYLLRSIRNNLFQSFRGNPFGPVAIDQEIHDRADEFTIENALIFQEAVSEKNQKISKAIATLPRRQKEVIFLKFYQGLDNEQIADLMQVNRQSVANLLHKAILHLRVTFDQVFLLLTAMFCDLV; the protein is encoded by the coding sequence TTGAGAAAAAACTACATCCGACCCGATGAGAACGAGCGTTTCGTGATCCTGTGGCAACGTTCGGTTGCGGGGGATAAGGAGGCTTTTTGCCAGCTGGTGGAAGCCCACTACAAGGTACTTTTCAACTATGGGGCTACCTTTACTTCGGACCGCGAGCTTATCAAAGATACCCTGCAGGATCTCTTCATCCATCTTTGGGAAAAGCGGGAAACCCTCCGTATTCAGTACCTGACCGTATACCTGCTACGGTCGATCCGCAACAATCTGTTCCAATCCTTTCGGGGAAATCCATTTGGACCCGTGGCCATCGATCAGGAAATACACGACCGGGCCGACGAGTTTACGATTGAAAACGCACTGATTTTCCAGGAAGCCGTCTCTGAGAAAAACCAGAAGATCAGTAAGGCCATTGCCACCCTACCCCGACGGCAAAAAGAGGTCATTTTTTTAAAATTCTACCAGGGCCTCGACAACGAACAGATTGCCGATCTGATGCAGGTAAACCGGCAATCGGTCGCGAACCTGCTTCACAAAGCCATTCTGCACCTGCGCGTTACTTTCGATCAGGTCTTTCTTCTGCTGACCGCGATGTTCTGCGACTTGGTCTGA
- a CDS encoding FecR family protein: protein MLDYRNFSPEEFATDPSFRNWQLKGREEDTRFWTEWMAQNPDKKKDINSAVKLLEAVLESFDQITETEISHEMHRMAERLDELPTTRSRVKSHRLGSTARWLSAAGVLLGLVSLGWWLSRNIQPVSAPLTYEVLIDHSPVALTEIVNDAPSVQRLTLPDGSTVVLQPGAKLSYEPEFSGAQREVYLSGEAFFDVAKNPERPFLVFAEQLVTKVLGTSFTVKANPGEDQIQVLVKTGRVAVYTNLDGKTTAVPTPTNELVLTPNQQMVFRVRDNHFARSLVETPELLTAAEKQPNFIFKGTPIKEVFETLEKAYGIELVFDEDVMRNCYLTGSFTDETLFEKLDLITRTLNASYEQVNGQILIKSRGC from the coding sequence ATGCTCGATTATAGAAATTTCAGTCCCGAAGAGTTTGCCACCGATCCCTCATTCCGGAACTGGCAGCTGAAAGGCCGGGAGGAAGATACCCGGTTCTGGACAGAATGGATGGCCCAAAACCCGGATAAGAAAAAGGATATCAATAGTGCCGTGAAACTCCTGGAAGCCGTACTCGAGTCGTTCGACCAGATTACCGAAACGGAAATCAGCCACGAAATGCATCGAATGGCCGAACGGCTCGACGAACTACCCACTACCCGGTCGCGCGTAAAAAGCCATCGGCTGGGAAGTACCGCCCGATGGCTGTCAGCTGCCGGGGTACTGCTGGGGTTGGTGAGCCTGGGGTGGTGGCTATCGCGAAATATTCAGCCCGTTTCGGCTCCACTTACGTATGAAGTCCTGATCGACCATTCTCCTGTAGCCCTGACTGAGATTGTCAATGATGCACCATCGGTCCAGCGCCTGACCTTACCCGATGGGAGTACCGTTGTCTTACAGCCGGGCGCAAAGCTCAGCTACGAACCCGAATTCAGTGGTGCGCAGCGGGAAGTGTACCTGTCGGGAGAAGCGTTTTTTGATGTAGCTAAAAATCCCGAAAGACCTTTCCTGGTGTTTGCTGAACAGTTGGTAACGAAGGTACTGGGAACGAGTTTTACCGTAAAAGCCAATCCGGGAGAGGATCAGATTCAGGTACTGGTAAAAACGGGACGCGTAGCGGTGTACACTAATCTGGACGGAAAGACGACCGCAGTACCTACCCCGACCAATGAGCTGGTATTAACCCCAAACCAGCAAATGGTTTTCAGAGTCCGGGACAACCACTTTGCGCGCAGCCTGGTGGAAACTCCCGAGCTGCTCACCGCAGCCGAGAAACAGCCGAACTTTATCTTCAAAGGTACCCCCATCAAGGAAGTATTCGAAACACTCGAAAAAGCCTACGGCATCGAACTGGTTTTTGACGAAGACGTCATGCGGAATTGCTACCTGACCGGGTCATTCACCGACGAAACCCTCTTTGAAAAACTAGACTTAATCACCCGAACGCTCAATGCCTCCTACGAGCAGGTCAATGGGCAGATCCTGATCAAAAGCCGAGGGTGCTAA
- a CDS encoding SusC/RagA family TonB-linked outer membrane protein — translation MSKRLHNHQALQKIMRISLYQAILALCFVSLTQAHEVTAQQVLEQRVTLQLNNLGIVQILDKIEKVTDVRFMYNPQILPSGQRFTLKFEDESLYNILNTVLTPMQVSYEVVNRRILLKRKNAQSNSTPTLPIEAIAPKRMVQGTVVDEKNAPLPGVSVVVKNTQRGTSTDANGAFEVDVPNDQAVLVFSFVGYARQEITVGSQITVSIQMAPDENALNEVVVVGYGTVEKSDLTGAVGSIQTRDIVRANPVMASKALQGQVAGLTVTKQNNRPGVGYSITIRGENTINNSTEPLVVIDGLMGGNINNLNPNDIQSMDILKDASSTAIYGSRGANGVIIITTKKGLSGKPRISYDSYVGVKIPSHIPKLMTSEQFYKVTYTDRLLEGLTGATFTAAELANIEAGKTADWADLITDPGVQTSQNISVTGGTEKTTYRFSGGFLNEDGNVKYTGYKRYNLNAGLDSKLGEHFKVGFTAYLTYSNQNLGSRESLRNAYRARPTGTVYFDDLANPSENSDFDIDGYAFWMGINDKQVPNPLSDIKPEYSKLQTTASTIMSNTYVEYMPIKGLSIRSSLSAIYNTERVGDFRGTWTKSQIGKKPRAQYDNSTLGSYTLDNILNYEVGTGAHKVHFTGLQSAFYQRNEAYQVAVIDLPYDSDWYALNTGTINGVSSSLVERSILSFMGRLNYSFKDRYLLTLTGRSDGASQLSEGNKWAFFPSVAFAWRLIEEPFINDLNLFSNLKLRVSYGQVGNAGVNPYSTQAGLLNTGYDFDGTAAYGFAPANLANKDLRWERSKELNFGLDFGFFNNRLSSSIEVYNRKTVDLILNQKLPTASGFSQVTSNVGQIENKGIELSLNTVNVSTNAFSWNTSLTFTRNRNKILELYGDGQTVDKGNKLFVGYPVKSNFDYEFDGIWQTSEKDLATKYKQVPGSVKVVDQNNDGVISSTDAIDDRVVLGSQLPNFLVGLTNRLKYKNFDLSFLLYYRNGTQYYNGTLSGTFGEIGGTRYNKLAELDYWRSDNPSNTYFGVVASNPYRNAINYQDASFLRLSDVTMGYTLPRG, via the coding sequence ATGTCAAAACGCCTACACAATCACCAAGCTTTACAGAAAATCATGCGCATCAGTCTGTATCAAGCGATCCTGGCCCTGTGCTTCGTGAGCCTCACCCAGGCGCATGAGGTCACGGCCCAACAAGTGCTCGAACAACGCGTTACGCTCCAGCTTAACAACCTGGGAATTGTTCAGATCCTGGACAAGATCGAAAAGGTAACGGACGTGCGATTCATGTACAATCCCCAGATATTACCCTCCGGTCAGCGCTTTACCCTGAAATTCGAGGATGAATCCCTCTACAACATACTCAATACCGTACTTACGCCCATGCAGGTATCGTACGAAGTAGTGAACCGGAGGATTCTGTTGAAACGTAAAAACGCCCAATCCAACAGTACCCCTACCCTTCCCATTGAGGCTATTGCCCCGAAACGCATGGTACAGGGCACGGTAGTCGACGAAAAAAATGCCCCTCTGCCGGGTGTGAGCGTGGTGGTCAAAAACACGCAGCGTGGAACCAGTACCGATGCCAATGGGGCCTTTGAAGTAGACGTACCCAACGATCAGGCCGTACTCGTGTTCAGTTTTGTGGGGTACGCCAGACAGGAGATTACCGTAGGTAGCCAAATTACGGTTTCCATCCAGATGGCACCCGACGAAAATGCGCTCAACGAGGTGGTGGTAGTAGGGTATGGTACCGTAGAAAAAAGCGACCTGACCGGAGCCGTGGGATCTATTCAGACGCGCGACATCGTACGGGCTAATCCGGTGATGGCCTCCAAAGCTTTGCAGGGACAGGTAGCCGGCCTGACCGTCACCAAGCAGAACAACCGGCCCGGTGTAGGGTACAGCATTACCATTCGGGGCGAAAACACCATCAACAACTCCACCGAGCCGCTCGTGGTGATCGACGGGCTAATGGGCGGCAATATCAATAACCTGAATCCCAACGATATCCAGTCGATGGATATCCTGAAAGATGCCTCTTCGACGGCCATCTATGGGTCGCGGGGAGCCAATGGGGTCATTATCATTACCACTAAAAAAGGACTTTCGGGTAAGCCGAGGATCAGCTACGACAGCTACGTGGGCGTGAAAATTCCCTCGCATATTCCCAAGCTGATGACCAGCGAGCAGTTTTACAAGGTGACCTACACGGATCGTCTGCTCGAAGGCCTGACCGGAGCTACCTTTACCGCCGCCGAACTGGCTAATATTGAAGCCGGCAAAACCGCCGATTGGGCCGACCTGATTACCGATCCCGGTGTGCAGACGAGTCAGAACATCAGCGTGACGGGCGGTACCGAAAAAACTACCTACCGATTTTCGGGTGGTTTTCTGAACGAAGACGGCAACGTAAAGTACACCGGCTACAAGCGGTACAATCTCAACGCCGGGCTGGATAGCAAGCTGGGCGAACACTTTAAGGTAGGTTTTACGGCGTATTTGACCTACTCGAATCAGAATCTGGGCTCGCGCGAGTCGCTGCGGAATGCTTACCGGGCCCGCCCCACCGGAACGGTATATTTCGATGACCTGGCCAATCCTTCCGAGAACTCCGACTTTGATATCGATGGTTATGCTTTCTGGATGGGCATCAACGACAAGCAGGTACCTAACCCATTGTCGGACATTAAGCCGGAGTACTCCAAGCTGCAAACCACGGCCTCGACCATCATGAGCAACACCTACGTGGAGTACATGCCGATCAAAGGCCTCAGTATCCGCTCGTCTTTATCGGCCATTTACAACACCGAACGGGTGGGTGATTTCCGGGGTACCTGGACCAAGTCTCAGATTGGCAAAAAACCCCGGGCACAGTACGATAACAGCACTCTGGGCAGCTACACGCTGGATAATATCCTGAACTACGAGGTAGGTACCGGCGCCCACAAGGTACATTTTACCGGATTGCAGAGCGCGTTCTATCAGCGCAATGAAGCGTATCAGGTTGCGGTAATCGATCTGCCCTACGATTCGGACTGGTACGCGCTGAACACCGGGACGATTAATGGCGTTTCGAGTTCGCTGGTGGAGCGTTCGATCCTGTCGTTCATGGGCCGGTTGAACTACTCCTTCAAAGACAGGTACCTGCTCACGCTGACGGGCCGCTCCGACGGTGCTTCGCAGCTATCCGAAGGCAACAAGTGGGCGTTTTTCCCATCGGTGGCTTTTGCCTGGCGACTGATCGAGGAGCCCTTTATCAATGATCTGAATTTGTTTTCGAACCTCAAACTGCGCGTAAGCTACGGGCAGGTAGGTAACGCAGGTGTCAATCCGTACAGTACACAAGCGGGGCTGCTCAACACCGGCTACGACTTCGACGGCACAGCGGCCTACGGGTTTGCTCCGGCCAACCTGGCCAACAAGGATTTACGCTGGGAGCGGAGTAAGGAGCTGAATTTCGGTCTGGACTTCGGATTTTTTAATAACCGACTTTCCAGTTCCATTGAAGTTTACAACCGGAAAACGGTCGACCTGATTCTGAACCAGAAACTACCCACGGCCTCCGGCTTTTCCCAGGTTACGTCCAACGTAGGTCAAATTGAAAACAAGGGTATCGAGCTTTCGCTGAATACCGTCAATGTTTCTACCAACGCATTCAGCTGGAATACTTCCCTGACTTTTACCCGCAACCGGAACAAAATTCTGGAACTTTACGGCGACGGGCAGACGGTGGACAAGGGCAATAAACTATTCGTAGGGTACCCGGTGAAGTCCAACTTCGACTATGAGTTCGACGGTATCTGGCAGACTTCCGAGAAAGACCTGGCCACCAAGTACAAGCAGGTACCCGGCTCGGTGAAGGTAGTTGATCAGAACAACGACGGAGTCATTTCGTCGACCGATGCCATCGACGACCGGGTAGTTTTGGGATCGCAACTACCCAATTTTCTGGTCGGGTTGACCAATCGGTTGAAGTACAAGAACTTCGACCTTTCGTTTTTGCTCTACTACCGCAACGGCACGCAGTACTATAACGGTACGTTGTCGGGTACCTTCGGAGAGATCGGTGGTACCCGCTACAACAAACTGGCCGAGCTGGATTACTGGCGCAGCGACAACCCTTCCAACACCTACTTTGGGGTAGTGGCTTCCAATCCCTACCGCAATGCCATCAACTATCAGGATGCCAGCTTTCTGCGTCTGTCGGATGTGACCATGGGCTATACTTTGCCCCGGGGTTAA
- a CDS encoding RagB/SusD family nutrient uptake outer membrane protein — protein MKKIVFKPHSFWIAALLVFVQTSCKDDFLVEKPVSTLTTDSYYKTEAGFEDLVKSCYPLLRNIHQNRVLVLNGTDIFASQTGWNPAANGTITQPGVYDVYDARFNAGLGELQSLWQQLYAEIARTNTVISRAPGITTMAAALKDARVSEAKFLRALSMFYAVQHWGDIPMPLEEVTSPGKDFPRVPSATVYKQIITDLTECETKLPVTATNYGRVTKGAAQFLLARVYLTRGWNFNNALGGSNADFDMALQYADKIIDAYPLAANYNDLFPKRSENPLKQYTGAQNDKNAEIVFSVQYNSDVLTNKTDPAFTQDAAGGNDLHSKFGASGEGLPGTKGRTPDYNRCLSVHNPTAAIYRMFDPAIDLRYDHNFVEVGYALQAVNNFKPLPITNPSLTINIAQGDTVLYCRPWNSPATTLAQRGVDLGGTKKYAVVNTNEFGGGYPIINSGFQVSQPMMWKFWQPGIPYGDAFGTFNEIVFRSAEAYLIAAEAIVKGAKGGKLGSADVYYNRVLDRALGAKKGADPLRAAAPEDQTSLATTSYRATPGNVTIDMILDEKAREFMGEYSRWFDLKRTGKLVERVKKYNPWKTGQSISDIHYLRPIPQSEIDLSFPKMSQNPGY, from the coding sequence ATGAAAAAGATAGTATTCAAGCCCCATAGTTTCTGGATAGCCGCTCTTCTCGTTTTCGTTCAAACCAGCTGTAAAGATGATTTTCTGGTCGAAAAACCGGTTTCAACCCTGACTACCGATTCTTACTACAAAACCGAAGCGGGTTTTGAAGATCTCGTGAAGTCGTGCTACCCGCTGCTGCGCAACATCCATCAGAACAGGGTGCTGGTGCTGAATGGTACCGATATATTTGCTTCCCAAACCGGCTGGAATCCCGCGGCCAACGGTACCATCACCCAGCCCGGTGTATACGATGTATACGATGCCCGGTTCAACGCCGGCCTGGGTGAATTACAAAGCCTGTGGCAACAACTGTACGCCGAAATAGCCCGGACCAACACGGTCATTTCCCGTGCTCCGGGGATTACGACCATGGCGGCGGCGCTTAAAGATGCCCGGGTGTCGGAAGCCAAATTCCTGCGGGCGTTGAGCATGTTCTATGCCGTGCAGCATTGGGGCGATATCCCCATGCCTTTGGAGGAAGTCACCAGCCCCGGCAAGGATTTTCCCAGGGTACCTTCGGCCACGGTATATAAGCAGATCATTACCGACCTGACGGAATGCGAAACCAAACTTCCGGTAACGGCCACCAACTACGGTCGGGTTACGAAGGGTGCCGCTCAGTTTCTGCTGGCCCGCGTGTACCTTACCCGCGGCTGGAACTTTAATAATGCCCTGGGCGGCTCAAACGCTGATTTTGACATGGCGCTGCAATACGCTGACAAAATCATCGATGCCTATCCGTTGGCCGCCAACTACAACGATTTGTTTCCCAAGCGGTCTGAAAATCCTCTGAAACAGTACACGGGCGCGCAGAATGATAAAAATGCGGAAATCGTATTTTCGGTGCAGTACAATTCAGACGTACTTACCAACAAAACGGATCCCGCCTTTACGCAGGATGCCGCGGGAGGGAATGACCTGCACTCCAAATTCGGAGCGAGCGGCGAAGGCTTGCCCGGTACCAAGGGCCGGACGCCCGACTATAACCGCTGCCTGAGCGTGCATAACCCCACGGCGGCTATTTACCGGATGTTCGATCCTGCTATCGACCTGCGCTACGATCATAATTTTGTGGAGGTAGGGTACGCTTTGCAGGCGGTCAACAATTTCAAACCGCTCCCGATCACCAACCCGAGCCTGACGATCAACATTGCGCAGGGCGATACCGTGCTGTACTGCCGTCCGTGGAATAGTCCGGCAACTACCCTGGCGCAGCGCGGGGTGGATTTGGGCGGAACCAAAAAGTACGCTGTGGTCAATACCAATGAATTTGGCGGAGGGTACCCCATCATCAACTCCGGCTTTCAAGTTTCCCAGCCCATGATGTGGAAATTCTGGCAGCCCGGCATTCCTTACGGCGATGCCTTTGGTACTTTCAATGAAATCGTCTTCCGCTCGGCCGAAGCCTACCTGATTGCCGCCGAGGCCATCGTGAAAGGTGCCAAAGGCGGCAAGCTAGGTAGCGCCGATGTGTATTACAACCGCGTGCTCGACCGCGCGCTGGGTGCCAAGAAAGGCGCCGACCCGCTGCGGGCCGCGGCACCCGAAGATCAGACTTCTTTGGCCACGACTTCGTACCGCGCTACGCCGGGTAATGTTACCATTGATATGATTCTGGACGAAAAAGCCCGTGAATTCATGGGAGAATACAGCCGTTGGTTTGATTTGAAAAGAACCGGCAAACTGGTGGAGCGGGTCAAGAAATATAATCCCTGGAAAACCGGTCAGTCGATTTCGGATATACATTACTTACGCCCCATTCCCCAGAGCGAAATTGATTTGTCTTTTCCTAAAATGAGCCAAAATCCGGGCTATTAA